One region of Girardinichthys multiradiatus isolate DD_20200921_A chromosome 1, DD_fGirMul_XY1, whole genome shotgun sequence genomic DNA includes:
- the stk35 gene encoding serine/threonine-protein kinase 35 — MDTCDRKRRRKVSGRMWSGRRCVAAKMKREAVKVLRSLTVENNNKRPDAMDEEEDEDCFSVSFLRNDPSRTAAAVTPRYSLLQEVGRGSYGVVYEAVARKTGARVAVKRLQCDAPENIELALAEFWALTSLENRHQNVVQLEECVLQRNGLAQKMSHGNKKSKQYLRLVETSLKGERIIGYPEEPCYLWFVMEFCEGGDLNQYILSRRPDPQTNKSFMLQLTSAIAFLHKNNIVHRDLKPDNILISQKSGSPVLKVADFGLSKVCAGLNVKNSEEDRTTKAGGKESNQNVIVNINKFWLSSACGSDFYMAPEVWEGHYTAKADIFALGIIIWAMVERITFIDAESKRELLGTYVRQGSEIIPVGEALLENPKMVLHIPQKARSSMSEGVKKLLLDMLAVNPQDRPDAFQLEMRMDQVICAA, encoded by the exons ATGGATACATGCGAcaggaagagaagaagaaaggtAAGCGGTAGAATGTGGAGCGGCAGGCGCTGCGTGGCCGCCAAGATGAAGCGGGAGGCGGTGAAGGTCCTCCGCTCTCTCACAGTGGAGAACAACAACAAGCGCCCTGACGCCATGGACGAGGAAGAGGACGAAGACTGTTTCTCTGTCTCCTTCCTGAGGAATGACCCCTCCAGAACGGCTGCGGCCGTGACTCCACGGTACAGCCTGCTCCAGGAGGTGGGTCGGGGAAGCTACGGAGTGGTGTACGAGGCCGTGGCCAGGAAAACAGGGGCCAGGGTTGCGGTGAAGAGGCTCCAGTGCGACGCCCCAGAAAACATCGAACTGGCCTTGGCCGAGTTCTGGGCCCTGACAAGCCTGGAGAACCGACACCAGAATGTGGTTCAACTAGAGGAGTGTGTGCTACAGAGGAACGGCCTGGCGCAGAAGATGAGCCATGGTAACAAGAAGTCCAAGCAGTACCTGCGCCTGGTGGAGACCTCTCTCAAAG GGGAGCGCATCATTGGTTACCCAGAGGAGCCATGCTATCTTTGGTTTGTCATGGAGTTTtgcgaaggtggagacctcaaccaATACATCTTGTCTCGGCGACCCGACCCCCAGACCAATAAGAGCTTCATGCTCCAGCTAACAAGTGCCATCGCTTTCCTGCACAAGAACAACATTGTCCACCGGGATCTGAAGCCAGACAACATTCTCATCTCACAGAAATCTGGTTCTCCTGTACTTAAGGTGGCAGACTTTGGCCTCAGTAAAGTTTGTGCTGGACTAAACGTTAAGAACAGTGAAGAAGATCGTACAACAAAAGCTGGTGGAAAAGAGAGCAACCAGAATGTCATTGTCAACATAAACAAGTTCTGGTTGTCGTCAGCTTGTGGTTCAGACTTCTACATGGCCCCGGAGGTTTGGGAGGGCCACTACACAGCTAAAGCTGATATCTTTGCCCTTGGCATCATCATTTGGGCAATGGTTGAACGTATAACATTCATTGATGCAGAGTCGAAGCGTGAACTGTTGGGCACTTACGTTCGGCAGGGCTCTGAGATCATACCTGTTGGGGAAGCTCTGCTGGAGAACCCCAAGATGGTTCTCCACATCCCTCAGAAGGCCAGAAGCTCTATGTCTGAGGGGGTAAAGAAACTCCTTCTGGACATGCTTGCTGTAAACCCTCAGGACCGACCGGATGCTTTCCAACTGGAAATGCGGATGGATCAAGTCATTTGTGCTGCGTGA